In Bradyrhizobium erythrophlei, a single genomic region encodes these proteins:
- a CDS encoding fumarylacetoacetate hydrolase family protein, producing MKLARYAANGAVQIGRIDQSETAIAPLPGITDMSEAIDRSHEIKAAATGKAQPLAEVKLLAPIPAPHRNIFCVGKNYRDHAREFSNSGYEAGAVKGAEIDSHPAVFTKPSNTVVGPDDTVQLHAHITSSVDYEAELALIIGKEGRDIKKERAYDHIFGYTIVNDVTARDRQRNHKQWFLGKALDTFCPMGPWIATSDELDPENLDVKCWLNGDLRQNANTRDLIFDIPTLVATISAGLTLKPGDIIATGTPAGVGLGFNPPKFLRSGDKVAISISHLGTLTNTFQ from the coding sequence ATGAAGCTCGCTCGCTATGCCGCAAACGGCGCCGTTCAAATCGGACGTATCGATCAGTCGGAGACGGCTATTGCGCCACTTCCCGGCATCACAGATATGTCCGAGGCGATTGATCGCAGCCATGAAATCAAGGCTGCCGCAACCGGCAAGGCGCAGCCTCTCGCCGAGGTCAAATTGCTGGCGCCGATTCCGGCGCCCCACCGCAACATATTTTGCGTCGGCAAGAACTACCGCGACCACGCCCGCGAATTTTCCAACAGCGGCTATGAGGCCGGCGCGGTGAAGGGTGCCGAGATCGACAGCCACCCTGCCGTGTTCACAAAGCCGTCAAATACGGTGGTCGGGCCCGACGACACTGTTCAACTTCATGCGCACATTACCTCCAGCGTCGATTATGAGGCCGAACTGGCGCTGATCATCGGCAAGGAAGGCCGCGACATCAAAAAGGAGCGCGCCTACGATCATATCTTCGGTTACACGATCGTGAACGACGTCACGGCCCGCGATCGCCAGCGCAACCACAAGCAATGGTTTCTGGGCAAGGCGCTCGATACGTTCTGTCCGATGGGGCCATGGATCGCGACCAGCGACGAACTCGACCCTGAAAATCTAGACGTCAAATGCTGGCTGAACGGCGATCTGCGCCAGAACGCCAACACGCGCGACCTGATCTTCGATATTCCGACCCTGGTCGCAACCATTTCTGCCGGGTTGACGTTGAAGCCGGGCGACATCATCGCAACCGGCACGCCGGCGGGCGTTGGCCTCGGTTTCAACCCGCCGAAATTCCTTCGTTCCGGTGACAAGGTCGCGATCTCGATCAGCCATCTGGGGACTCTGACCAACACGTTCCAGTAA
- a CDS encoding dienelactone hydrolase family protein has protein sequence MSYYRGMTCENVSLKGDGGTPITAYVAKPSGQGPFPGVVLVHHLPGWSEFYIETTRRFAHHGYVAICANLYERAGAGNPDDVAAKVRAEGGIPDAQMVGDTAAAVQWMRAQPNLNGKVGIFGSCSGGRHAFIYSCQKKDVDACVELWGGRVVMGKEELNDKTPVAPIEMTKDLNCPLLGLFGNDDRAPSPEQVNMHEAELKKQGKNYEFHRYDGAGHGFFYWHRPLYRPEQTMDGWSKVFSFFGKHLAK, from the coding sequence ATGTCATACTATCGCGGCATGACCTGCGAGAACGTCTCACTCAAGGGTGACGGTGGAACGCCCATCACGGCGTATGTGGCAAAGCCATCCGGGCAAGGGCCATTCCCCGGTGTGGTGCTCGTCCATCATCTTCCGGGCTGGAGCGAGTTCTACATCGAGACGACGCGCCGGTTCGCACACCACGGCTACGTCGCGATCTGCGCCAACCTTTATGAGCGCGCAGGCGCGGGCAATCCCGACGACGTTGCCGCCAAGGTGCGCGCCGAGGGTGGCATTCCCGATGCCCAGATGGTGGGTGACACTGCGGCTGCCGTGCAATGGATGCGCGCGCAGCCGAACCTGAATGGCAAGGTCGGCATTTTCGGATCGTGCTCCGGCGGCCGCCACGCCTTCATTTATTCCTGCCAGAAAAAAGATGTCGACGCTTGCGTGGAATTGTGGGGCGGCCGGGTCGTGATGGGCAAGGAAGAGCTCAACGACAAAACGCCTGTCGCGCCGATCGAGATGACAAAGGATCTCAACTGTCCGCTGCTTGGACTGTTCGGCAACGATGACCGGGCGCCGAGCCCCGAACAAGTGAACATGCACGAGGCCGAACTCAAGAAGCAGGGCAAGAATTACGAATTCCACCGTTACGACGGCGCCGGCCACGGCTTCTTCTACTGGCACCGGCCGCTGTACCGGCCCGAACAGACCATGGACGGCTGGAGCAAGGTCTTCTCATTCTTCGGCAAGCATCTTGCAAAATAG
- a CDS encoding DUF6295 family protein, producing MCTSIIEVVRAEGMAKREDEWFPLSHSVVAYDHARHAQLGDVITLDFINVALEPGARAGIELTLEAAIELRAALNRAISAAEYEEAEVRGKGAKSAMTAAIDRAA from the coding sequence ATGTGCACATCCATTATCGAGGTCGTTCGCGCCGAAGGCATGGCCAAGCGCGAGGATGAATGGTTTCCGCTCTCCCACAGCGTCGTTGCCTATGACCACGCGCGGCATGCCCAGCTCGGCGATGTGATCACGCTCGATTTCATCAACGTGGCGCTCGAGCCCGGAGCGCGTGCTGGAATCGAGCTGACGCTCGAGGCGGCGATCGAACTGCGCGCCGCGCTTAATCGCGCAATTAGCGCGGCCGAGTACGAAGAGGCCGAGGTGAGGGGTAAAGGCGCCAAAAGTGCCATGACTGCCGCGATCGATCGCGCGGCCTGA
- a CDS encoding Bug family tripartite tricarboxylate transporter substrate binding protein: MPSGNWTALVSAVLLSIVSLAAPRVEAAGFPERAITIVVPFPAGSTSDTIPRLVAPVMSKSLGVPVIIENRGGANGSIGAARVASSVADGYTLLLATTGVLAINQWIYEKPAYHPESDFAPISNAASTPNVIVVHPSVKAGTLKELVSLAKAEPGTLTFASAGDGSTSHLCGETLKALEGVDIVHIPYQGPARAIQDVLAGRVSMICDNLSNVVQQVQGGTLKPIVVTASAPSQQLPDVPTSAQAGEPDLLAGIWYGFVAPAATPRDVIEILNKAIVEALRDPSVSNHLEALGLTVIADQPDHFGAFIASESARMEAIVKRAKARIAN, from the coding sequence ATGCCAAGCGGGAATTGGACGGCGCTCGTTTCGGCCGTGCTGTTATCGATAGTGTCTCTAGCAGCGCCGCGCGTGGAAGCGGCCGGCTTTCCCGAGAGAGCGATCACGATCGTCGTCCCGTTTCCTGCCGGCAGCACCAGCGACACGATTCCACGTTTGGTGGCGCCCGTGATGTCCAAATCGCTTGGCGTTCCCGTGATTATCGAGAACCGTGGCGGCGCCAACGGATCGATCGGGGCGGCTCGCGTCGCTTCTTCAGTGGCGGACGGCTATACGCTTCTGCTGGCGACGACCGGTGTGCTCGCGATCAACCAATGGATCTACGAGAAGCCGGCGTACCATCCTGAAAGCGATTTTGCGCCGATCAGCAATGCCGCGTCGACGCCGAACGTCATCGTGGTCCATCCGTCGGTCAAGGCGGGTACTCTCAAGGAATTGGTGTCGTTGGCAAAGGCCGAACCGGGCACGCTGACATTTGCATCGGCCGGCGACGGGAGCACGAGCCACCTGTGTGGCGAGACGTTGAAGGCGCTCGAAGGCGTCGATATCGTTCATATCCCGTACCAGGGGCCGGCGCGGGCCATCCAGGATGTCCTCGCGGGCCGGGTGTCCATGATTTGCGACAATCTATCCAATGTCGTCCAGCAGGTTCAGGGCGGAACGCTCAAGCCAATCGTGGTGACGGCGAGCGCGCCGAGCCAACAGCTGCCCGATGTGCCGACCTCGGCGCAAGCTGGCGAGCCTGACCTGCTGGCGGGCATCTGGTACGGCTTTGTGGCGCCGGCGGCGACGCCCAGGGACGTCATCGAAATACTCAACAAGGCCATCGTGGAGGCGTTGCGAGATCCTTCGGTCTCCAATCATCTGGAGGCGCTTGGATTGACCGTGATAGCCGACCAGCCCGATCATTTCGGGGCGTTTATCGCAAGTGAATCCGCGCGGATGGAAGCTATCGTGAAGCGCGCAAAGGCCAGGATCGCCAACTAG
- a CDS encoding FAD-dependent oxidoreductase — protein sequence MSHTVYPVIVAGAGPVGMVAAADLVRQNIPVLVLEKNERLSSESRASTFHPPTLDMLDKLGFAETLISQGLKAPTVQYCSSQDGILGTFDFNAIADLVKHPFRLQAEQFKLTRIILDRLSGNPLFSIWFGAEVRSVEQSGDSINVAVTNNGRDEAYGCEWLIGADGANSMVRRSQDMEFEGFTWPERFLVMTTPVDFTKIRPGVSSVSYMADPERWHFLLQILGAWRVMMPVAAEVSDAEALSEDYVTASIRRVVPKDIPCPILHTTLYRVHQRVAANFRKGRSFLAGDAAHINNPLGGMGMNGGIHDALNLTSKLGAVISRAADETVLSDYDVQRRIVTMQAIQGDTIRNKKNLEAKDEADRARFRDEIRAAAADPVKGRQLLRRIAMLDSLDRAAALHAP from the coding sequence ATGAGCCACACAGTTTACCCCGTCATCGTCGCGGGAGCCGGTCCGGTCGGGATGGTAGCCGCAGCCGATCTGGTGCGACAGAACATCCCGGTCCTGGTGCTTGAGAAGAACGAACGTCTCAGCAGCGAGTCGCGTGCCTCAACTTTCCACCCGCCCACCCTCGACATGCTCGACAAACTCGGCTTTGCCGAGACGTTGATATCCCAGGGCCTGAAAGCGCCAACCGTCCAGTACTGCTCGTCGCAGGACGGCATCCTCGGAACGTTCGACTTCAACGCGATCGCCGACCTCGTGAAGCATCCGTTCCGGCTGCAAGCCGAGCAGTTCAAGCTGACGCGGATCATCCTGGATCGCCTGTCCGGCAATCCGCTTTTTTCGATTTGGTTCGGCGCCGAAGTCCGCTCCGTCGAGCAATCCGGCGACAGCATCAACGTTGCGGTGACGAACAACGGCCGCGACGAGGCGTATGGGTGCGAATGGCTGATCGGTGCCGACGGCGCGAACAGCATGGTCCGGCGAAGCCAGGATATGGAATTCGAGGGATTCACCTGGCCCGAGCGCTTTTTGGTGATGACCACGCCTGTCGACTTCACGAAGATCCGCCCGGGCGTTTCGTCGGTGAGCTACATGGCAGATCCCGAGCGCTGGCATTTCCTTCTGCAAATCTTAGGGGCCTGGCGCGTCATGATGCCGGTGGCGGCCGAAGTTTCCGACGCGGAGGCGCTTTCCGAAGATTACGTCACCGCGTCGATCCGGCGCGTCGTGCCAAAAGACATCCCGTGCCCGATCCTTCATACGACGCTCTATCGCGTGCACCAGCGCGTCGCCGCCAATTTCAGAAAGGGTCGTTCGTTCCTGGCGGGCGATGCCGCGCACATCAATAATCCGCTGGGCGGGATGGGCATGAACGGCGGCATTCACGATGCCCTCAATCTTACTTCGAAGCTCGGCGCCGTCATCAGCCGCGCCGCCGACGAGACTGTCCTATCCGACTACGACGTTCAGCGGCGCATCGTCACCATGCAAGCCATTCAGGGCGACACGATCCGGAACAAGAAGAATCTCGAGGCGAAGGACGAAGCCGATCGGGCTCGCTTTCGTGACGAGATCAGGGCCGCCGCGGCCGATCCCGTAAAGGGGCGCCAATTGCTGCGCCGGATCGCAATGCTGGACTCGCTCGATCGAGCCGCGGCGCTTCACGCACCCTGA
- a CDS encoding NAD(P)/FAD-dependent oxidoreductase, producing the protein MARILILGAGFAGLWAAIGAARKLDELGEAAEILVVDRNPYHNIRVRNYEVDLSDVALPLAEFLDPIGIRHVVAEVCAIDPAEQRVTVNANGGRDVLSYDRLVLTLGSELVRPPVPGLASHGFDVDTYAAAVRLNGHLAALGSLGPSTESSTVVVVGAGFTGIEVASEMPGRLAHAGIANPRVILIDPNPVIGATMGESGGPVVNKALSALGVETRLGVKVNAVEAAGVALTNGEFIPTRTVVWCAGMKASPLAASLAGDRDRYGRLAVDQFMRAIDLPNVFAAGDVAVCKIDGVHATVMSCQFARPMGRFAGHNVAADLFGKPMLPLHIDWYVTVLDLGAWGALYTVGWDRQVSAVGSAAKATKQIINHNRIYPPRTGRREDLLAAAAPTVQAPPPVRAKPS; encoded by the coding sequence ATGGCGCGCATACTCATCCTGGGCGCCGGGTTCGCCGGCCTCTGGGCGGCCATTGGCGCGGCGCGAAAGCTTGACGAACTTGGCGAGGCGGCGGAAATCCTCGTCGTCGACCGCAACCCCTATCACAACATCCGGGTTCGCAATTATGAGGTTGACCTGAGCGATGTCGCGCTTCCGCTTGCCGAATTCCTCGATCCGATCGGCATCCGTCATGTGGTGGCCGAAGTTTGCGCCATCGATCCCGCCGAACAAAGGGTAACGGTCAACGCGAACGGCGGCCGGGACGTTCTGAGTTACGATCGCCTCGTGCTGACATTGGGCAGCGAGTTGGTACGGCCGCCGGTTCCGGGGCTCGCCTCTCACGGCTTTGACGTGGATACCTATGCGGCCGCGGTCCGTCTCAATGGTCATCTTGCCGCTCTGGGCAGTCTCGGGCCCTCGACGGAAAGCTCAACGGTGGTGGTCGTTGGCGCGGGCTTTACCGGCATCGAGGTGGCGAGCGAAATGCCGGGCAGGCTTGCTCATGCCGGTATCGCCAATCCGCGCGTCATTCTCATCGATCCGAACCCGGTCATCGGAGCAACGATGGGTGAATCCGGGGGTCCGGTCGTCAATAAGGCGCTTTCAGCGCTGGGCGTGGAAACGCGGCTCGGTGTCAAGGTCAACGCCGTCGAGGCGGCCGGGGTCGCCCTGACGAACGGCGAGTTTATCCCAACGCGAACGGTCGTGTGGTGCGCGGGCATGAAAGCAAGTCCGCTGGCCGCGTCGCTGGCCGGAGATCGCGACCGGTACGGCCGGCTTGCGGTAGATCAATTCATGCGGGCCATCGACCTGCCGAACGTCTTTGCCGCCGGCGATGTGGCTGTTTGCAAAATTGACGGCGTGCACGCGACCGTGATGTCGTGTCAGTTCGCCCGCCCCATGGGTCGATTTGCCGGTCACAACGTTGCGGCGGATCTGTTCGGGAAGCCAATGCTTCCGCTTCACATCGACTGGTATGTCACCGTGCTCGATCTCGGCGCATGGGGAGCGCTTTACACCGTCGGTTGGGATCGCCAGGTGTCGGCTGTCGGATCTGCGGCCAAGGCCACCAAGCAGATCATCAATCACAACCGCATTTATCCACCGCGCACCGGACGCCGAGAAGACCTTCTTGCCGCGGCTGCCCCCACGGTCCAGGCGCCGCCGCCCGTGCGCGCCAAGCCTTCATGA
- a CDS encoding ABC transporter substrate-binding protein yields the protein MRARLGLPLLLLAFVVQASFSASQAAEIRIAEQFSIGYLQFNIMKRDRLIEKYAQRRGVEDAKVSWMRFNGPSTMNEALLSNSADVVAGGVPGLITLWDKTRGTAQEVKGICPLSTQPFLLNTSREAVKTIADFGDKDRIALPSVKVSVQAVVLQMAAAKAFGEKNFAKLDPLTVSMPPPDSTIALMGGAGSITAVFSVPPFQFQQLQQAGIHTVLSSFDVVGPHTFSVAWTTLRFHKDNPELYGAFLDAVKEATGIIVADPKGAAESWIKDSNSKLNADVVAGIIGGKDVTWTQTPQANMTFAKFMHQVGSIKASPESWKDLYFSEIHDLPGN from the coding sequence ATGAGGGCTCGGCTGGGTCTGCCGTTGCTGCTGCTGGCGTTTGTCGTGCAGGCGTCGTTTTCAGCGTCGCAAGCCGCCGAAATCCGCATCGCGGAGCAGTTCTCGATCGGCTATCTGCAATTCAACATCATGAAGCGCGATCGGTTGATCGAAAAATATGCACAGCGACGCGGTGTTGAGGACGCCAAGGTGAGCTGGATGCGCTTCAACGGTCCCTCGACCATGAACGAAGCGCTGCTCTCCAACTCGGCCGATGTGGTCGCGGGCGGCGTGCCGGGCCTGATCACGCTGTGGGACAAGACCAGGGGCACTGCCCAGGAAGTCAAAGGCATCTGCCCGTTGAGTACGCAGCCGTTCCTGCTCAATACCAGCCGCGAGGCGGTCAAGACGATCGCCGACTTCGGCGACAAGGACCGCATTGCGTTGCCCTCCGTCAAGGTATCGGTCCAGGCCGTCGTCCTGCAAATGGCGGCGGCGAAAGCCTTCGGCGAAAAGAATTTCGCCAAGCTTGATCCGCTGACGGTTTCGATGCCGCCGCCGGATTCCACCATCGCGCTGATGGGCGGGGCGGGGAGTATCACCGCGGTCTTCAGCGTGCCGCCGTTCCAGTTCCAGCAGCTTCAGCAGGCCGGGATCCATACCGTGCTGTCGTCGTTCGACGTCGTCGGGCCTCACACATTTTCGGTGGCCTGGACCACGTTACGCTTCCACAAGGACAATCCCGAGCTCTACGGCGCTTTTCTCGACGCCGTGAAGGAAGCCACTGGTATTATCGTTGCCGATCCGAAAGGCGCGGCGGAAAGCTGGATCAAGGACAGCAACTCCAAACTCAATGCGGATGTCGTCGCAGGAATCATCGGCGGCAAGGACGTGACCTGGACGCAGACGCCGCAGGCCAACATGACCTTTGCCAAATTCATGCATCAGGTCGGTTCGATCAAGGCGAGCCCGGAGAGCTGGAAGGATCTGTATTTCTCCGAGATTCATGACTTGCCGGGAAATTGA
- a CDS encoding ABC transporter substrate-binding protein: MKRREFIGLVGGAPIAWSLPAWAQQPQLPASGGTTQIRAATGLRAALQSLISIGAEAGLFQRHGLDVTVMVETGGPRAASGTVRGDWEFCHTGDLPVIQGVLQGQDPVLILTPAELHDVAFLMGRRDITKPEQLAGARIGALDATGQYGRAVEAMLKKWGVSADLVSLGSFQGIYKALGKGEVAAGYLPVDLRFLGENEFGWNVLGGISSGAGGIVTTRRLIGTNRELVMSIVAALVDTIALFKTKPELAIPLLQRFLQIDDRKAVEQVHAYYVPLFRASPDPTFFNEMTRLKGFVEKQYPAAAPLEAKDLSDPSFVNELDRTGYIARLYSEKK, from the coding sequence ATGAAACGGCGCGAATTCATCGGCCTCGTTGGCGGCGCACCGATCGCGTGGTCGCTCCCCGCATGGGCGCAGCAGCCGCAACTGCCGGCAAGCGGCGGCACCACTCAAATTCGCGCCGCAACCGGGCTAAGAGCCGCATTGCAAAGCCTGATATCGATCGGCGCCGAGGCCGGGCTTTTTCAACGCCATGGCCTCGACGTCACTGTCATGGTGGAGACCGGCGGCCCTCGGGCCGCCAGCGGGACGGTCCGCGGCGATTGGGAATTCTGTCATACCGGTGATCTTCCAGTCATTCAGGGCGTGCTGCAGGGACAGGACCCGGTATTGATCCTGACGCCGGCCGAGCTTCACGACGTCGCCTTCCTGATGGGACGGCGTGACATCACGAAGCCCGAGCAGCTGGCAGGCGCGCGCATCGGCGCGCTCGACGCCACGGGGCAGTACGGACGCGCGGTCGAAGCGATGCTGAAGAAGTGGGGCGTTTCGGCTGATCTCGTCTCGCTCGGATCGTTTCAGGGGATCTACAAGGCGCTCGGCAAGGGCGAGGTCGCGGCGGGCTATCTGCCGGTTGATCTGCGCTTCCTCGGCGAGAACGAGTTCGGCTGGAATGTGCTCGGCGGCATCAGCTCCGGCGCGGGCGGTATCGTGACCACCCGGCGGCTGATTGGGACCAATCGCGAACTTGTCATGAGCATCGTTGCGGCGCTTGTCGATACGATCGCGTTGTTCAAGACAAAGCCCGAACTCGCGATCCCGCTGCTGCAACGCTTTTTGCAGATCGATGACCGCAAGGCGGTCGAGCAGGTCCACGCTTACTATGTGCCGTTATTTCGGGCGTCACCGGACCCGACCTTCTTCAACGAGATGACCCGGCTCAAGGGCTTCGTTGAGAAGCAATATCCGGCGGCCGCACCGCTGGAGGCCAAAGATCTGTCGGACCCGTCCTTCGTGAACGAGCTCGATCGAACGGGCTACATCGCACGCCTCTATTCAGAGAAGAAATAG
- a CDS encoding Bug family tripartite tricarboxylate transporter substrate binding protein: protein MRSVIAAIAAVLLCAHTAAAQNFPNRSITLVVAAAAGGTTDVLARIVARRMSEDLGQSVIVENVTGGGATVGTRRVVRSDADGYTLTFGNMGSLAANFWLFPNLGFDPRQDLAAVGLVAIVPMVLAVSKKSGIRDMAGLIAALKAKPGALNFGHAGPGTTTHLAAVTFLHVTGTQAHDIPYRGSAPAVNDLVAGTIDAVIDQTVTMIPMHTGGNVTAIATSSSTRLAQIPDVPTFAEAGVPAFDLTVWNAIAAPAATPRPVLERLESSLKTALADPDLRQRFAELAADIPQPDQIGAEPLRRLIASDIERFGPIIKAVGVKLE, encoded by the coding sequence ATGAGGTCGGTGATCGCCGCAATCGCGGCCGTTCTTTTGTGCGCGCACACCGCCGCGGCGCAAAACTTCCCGAACCGGTCGATCACGCTCGTCGTCGCGGCAGCGGCCGGAGGCACGACGGATGTGCTGGCCCGGATCGTGGCCCGGCGCATGAGCGAAGACCTCGGTCAGTCTGTCATCGTCGAGAACGTGACCGGCGGCGGTGCCACGGTCGGCACTCGCCGCGTAGTCCGCTCGGACGCCGACGGCTACACGCTGACCTTCGGCAATATGGGCTCGCTGGCCGCGAATTTCTGGCTCTTTCCGAACCTCGGCTTCGATCCGCGCCAGGATCTCGCAGCCGTCGGTCTTGTCGCGATCGTGCCGATGGTTTTGGCCGTGAGCAAGAAGAGCGGCATACGCGACATGGCCGGCCTGATCGCCGCGCTGAAGGCGAAACCGGGCGCGCTGAATTTCGGCCATGCGGGTCCGGGCACGACCACCCATCTTGCCGCCGTCACCTTTCTGCATGTCACGGGCACGCAGGCCCACGACATCCCCTACCGGGGCTCGGCTCCCGCGGTCAACGATCTCGTCGCCGGCACGATCGACGCCGTGATCGACCAGACCGTCACCATGATTCCGATGCATACTGGCGGCAACGTCACGGCGATCGCGACCTCAAGCTCCACCCGGCTCGCCCAGATTCCGGACGTGCCGACTTTCGCGGAGGCCGGCGTGCCCGCTTTCGACCTGACGGTCTGGAACGCGATTGCGGCACCCGCCGCCACGCCGCGGCCGGTGCTCGAACGCCTTGAATCCTCGCTCAAGACAGCACTCGCCGATCCGGACCTGCGGCAGCGCTTCGCCGAACTCGCAGCCGACATACCCCAGCCCGACCAGATCGGCGCGGAGCCGCTGCGGCGGTTGATCGCCTCCGATATCGAACGCTTCGGCCCGATCATCAAGGCCGTCGGTGTGAAGTTGGAGTAG
- a CDS encoding threonine synthase, whose protein sequence is MPAASYVDPRNGRTYPLDVPRWCSDDRTPLLVTPGAGISRDDIDSRTRSLWRYRAALSADIAKPITLGEGCTPLVEQEWGDLRPFFKLEWFNPTGSFKDRGSAVMLSFLRRIGIDAVLEDSSGNGGSSMAGLGAAGGMRVKILAPASTSPAKIAQVRSYGAQVQLVEGPREESEAEAIRQSNETFYASHNWQPFFLEGTKSFAYELWEDLGFRAPDNVIMPVGAGSSLLGCAFGFRELMKAGQIAKLPRLFVAQPLNCSPIDASFRAGVDTPVAREVHKTIAEGTAIKHPMRLREIIGALRESGGGTIALTEEEIVIALRRLARQGLFAEPTSASGAAALDKLAGTGAIKANENTVVILTGTGLKAASAVADLVR, encoded by the coding sequence ATGCCTGCGGCCAGCTACGTCGATCCTCGTAATGGAAGAACCTATCCGCTGGATGTGCCGCGCTGGTGCTCCGATGACCGAACGCCGCTGCTTGTCACACCGGGCGCAGGCATCTCACGCGACGACATTGATAGCCGCACCCGATCGCTCTGGCGATACAGGGCGGCGTTGTCTGCCGATATCGCGAAGCCGATCACGCTGGGTGAGGGATGCACACCGCTCGTCGAGCAGGAGTGGGGCGACCTTCGTCCGTTCTTCAAGCTGGAATGGTTCAATCCGACCGGCTCCTTCAAGGACCGTGGCTCGGCGGTCATGTTGTCCTTTCTCCGGCGGATCGGCATCGATGCTGTGCTGGAAGACAGTTCGGGTAACGGCGGGTCCTCGATGGCGGGGCTCGGCGCGGCCGGAGGCATGCGCGTCAAGATCCTGGCGCCTGCGTCGACTTCGCCTGCGAAGATTGCGCAGGTGCGCAGCTACGGCGCGCAGGTGCAGTTGGTCGAGGGGCCGCGCGAAGAGTCGGAGGCAGAAGCGATCCGCCAATCGAACGAGACCTTCTACGCCAGCCACAACTGGCAGCCGTTCTTTCTGGAGGGCACGAAGTCGTTCGCTTACGAACTGTGGGAGGACCTGGGATTCCGCGCCCCGGATAATGTCATCATGCCGGTCGGCGCGGGCTCTAGCCTGCTCGGATGTGCGTTCGGCTTCCGTGAATTGATGAAAGCCGGCCAGATCGCGAAACTGCCGCGTCTCTTCGTGGCGCAGCCGCTCAACTGCTCGCCAATCGATGCGAGCTTCCGTGCCGGCGTCGACACGCCCGTCGCGCGCGAAGTTCACAAGACCATCGCCGAAGGCACCGCGATCAAGCATCCGATGCGCTTGCGCGAGATCATCGGCGCGTTGCGCGAGAGTGGTGGCGGCACCATTGCGCTGACGGAAGAAGAAATCGTCATCGCCTTACGTCGGCTGGCGCGACAGGGATTGTTCGCCGAGCCGACCAGCGCGAGCGGAGCCGCCGCTTTGGACAAGTTGGCAGGAACCGGCGCGATCAAGGCGAACGAAAACACCG